In Syntrophomonas wolfei subsp. wolfei str. Goettingen G311, a single window of DNA contains:
- the infC gene encoding translation initiation factor IF-3 codes for MRLNEEIRVKEVRLISESGEQLGIVSIREAMDLAQEKELDLVEVAPSAKPPVCRLMDYGKYRFEQSKREKEARKKQRIISIKEVKMRPNIEEHDFQVKAKNARKFLSGGDKVKLTIMFRGREITHPDIGEKLSLKLTEQLSDISTIEKMPKVEGRNMVTILVPKMEQEKNEKKDKKEEA; via the coding sequence TTGAGGTTAAACGAAGAAATCCGGGTTAAGGAAGTAAGGCTCATTAGCGAAAGCGGTGAGCAATTGGGCATTGTTTCTATCCGCGAAGCCATGGATCTGGCTCAGGAAAAAGAGTTGGACCTGGTGGAGGTGGCTCCTTCCGCCAAGCCCCCAGTTTGCCGTTTAATGGACTATGGCAAGTATAGATTTGAACAGAGTAAGAGGGAAAAGGAAGCCCGTAAGAAACAAAGGATAATCTCTATTAAGGAAGTAAAAATGAGGCCCAATATAGAAGAACATGATTTTCAGGTTAAGGCTAAAAATGCCCGCAAATTCCTAAGTGGCGGGGATAAGGTTAAGTTAACCATTATGTTCAGGGGAAGAGAAATTACCCACCCGGATATTGGAGAAAAATTGTCTCTAAAACTTACTGAGCAATTATCCGATATATCAACGATAGAAAAAATGCCCAAGGTTGAAGGAAGAAACATGGTAACAATTCTTGTACCGAAGATGGAACAGGAGAAGAACGAGAAAAAGGATAAAAAGGAGGAAGCTTAA
- a CDS encoding DUF445 domain-containing protein yields MIWQIIAIPLISAGIGYMTNVVAIRLLFWPKKPIRIMFFEIYGLLPKRQAEIAAQLGQLVEEQLLSIDDLFDRIDTPETYSRLSSELSHIVRGKLYALLPRIIPGKVSALIVDNLDRILQQEAPAIFKQLLTTGRDYLNEEVQIKQIVENRVMALDLDELEMMIRGVSGTEIRFIELLGGILGFIIGLVQLFIISLTT; encoded by the coding sequence ATGATATGGCAAATAATTGCCATACCACTAATCAGTGCTGGTATTGGTTACATGACCAATGTTGTAGCCATTAGACTGCTGTTCTGGCCCAAAAAGCCCATAAGAATAATGTTTTTTGAAATATATGGTCTTTTGCCGAAAAGACAGGCGGAAATCGCGGCTCAACTGGGACAGTTGGTTGAGGAACAGCTTCTTTCCATAGATGATTTATTTGACCGTATTGATACCCCGGAGACCTATTCCCGGCTTAGTTCAGAACTCAGCCATATTGTCAGGGGAAAGCTTTATGCCCTGTTACCCCGCATAATACCAGGCAAAGTCAGTGCCTTGATTGTGGACAACCTTGATCGCATTCTGCAACAAGAAGCCCCGGCAATTTTTAAACAACTTCTGACTACGGGTCGAGACTACCTTAATGAAGAAGTGCAAATCAAGCAAATAGTGGAGAACCGGGTTATGGCACTGGATCTTGATGAATTGGAAATGATGATTAGGGGAGTATCCGGAACCGAGATAAGATTTATTGAATTACTGGGTGGCATCCTGGGCTTTATTATCGGTCTGGTTCAATTGTTTATAATATCCTTAACTACTTGA
- the rpmI gene encoding 50S ribosomal protein L35: MPKIKTHRGAAKRFKKTGTGKIKRSKAYASHLLGGKSPKRKRNLRKAGLVSEAETRGISRLIPY; this comes from the coding sequence ATGCCCAAGATTAAAACCCACCGGGGTGCAGCCAAGAGATTCAAAAAAACCGGTACTGGAAAAATTAAGAGGTCAAAAGCCTATGCCAGTCATCTCCTGGGGGGTAAAAGTCCTAAAAGAAAGAGAAATCTACGCAAAGCCGGTCTGGTAAGCGAGGCGGAAACCAGAGGTATTTCCCGCTTAATCCCATATTAA
- the pheT gene encoding phenylalanine--tRNA ligase subunit beta has translation MGVSLNWLKKYVDIDWSPEELAQRLTMAGVAVEGWQEQGGDTVLELDLTPNRGDCLGLINLAREVSALNGQELRIPEIQIKPAAEKVEDYIKVEITARDLCPRYAARLVKNVSIKESPEWMQEALINSGIRPINNIVDITNYVMLETNQPLHAFDYNLLGDEKRILVRRAGDGEKFTTLDGVERVLDAEMLVITDGRKAVALAGIMGGANSEIQDDTCDVLLESANFQDTSIRKTSKRLGLRSDSSIRFEKGADIEGLIYALNRAAALIQDLAGGQVLEGICDIYPEPRTPITLTLRPERVNYLLGTDINPDEIKQYLQRLKFNLKEQDKQFLVDIPFYRPDIQMEVDLIEEVARLYGYGNIPAGLPGGESSGGLNPYQKFRQRLNEFMAQSLSEVVNYSFINPKDFDRLLLPADSPLRNVVKIANPLSEEQSVMRSLLLPGLLETIKRNLARKNQDLAFFEMGQVFIPTNELLPLEKLYLGAIVTGKSEPNWLKQQVELDFFFLKGIMEDLLQELGISDYEFKETQNPSYHPGRTASLEVKGQEIAVIGELHPLVLENYDIKERASAFELDVEKLFTLLGAASKMESISRYPAVERDIAILLDQEIKASQVLSVIKGMNNPLLYDLKLFDLYSGTQVTKGQKSVAFKAIFQSAERTLTDAEVNHSMDSILEQLKKQLGAVLR, from the coding sequence ATGGGAGTATCCTTGAACTGGTTGAAAAAATATGTAGATATTGACTGGAGCCCGGAAGAGTTGGCACAGCGCCTTACTATGGCGGGAGTTGCCGTAGAGGGATGGCAGGAACAAGGCGGTGACACGGTTCTTGAACTGGATTTGACTCCTAACCGGGGTGATTGTTTGGGTTTGATAAACCTGGCCCGGGAAGTTTCCGCTCTGAACGGCCAGGAATTGAGAATTCCCGAAATACAGATTAAGCCTGCAGCGGAGAAGGTTGAGGATTACATAAAGGTAGAAATTACTGCCCGTGACCTTTGTCCTCGTTATGCTGCCCGACTGGTGAAGAATGTTAGTATCAAGGAATCGCCGGAATGGATGCAAGAAGCCCTGATTAATTCTGGTATCCGTCCCATAAACAACATAGTGGACATTACCAATTATGTGATGCTCGAGACCAACCAGCCATTACATGCCTTTGACTATAATCTCCTGGGGGACGAGAAAAGAATACTGGTCAGGCGGGCTGGAGACGGCGAAAAGTTTACTACCCTGGACGGAGTGGAAAGGGTACTGGATGCGGAGATGCTGGTTATCACTGACGGTCGCAAGGCAGTAGCTCTCGCCGGTATTATGGGGGGAGCGAATAGTGAGATCCAGGATGATACTTGCGATGTTTTGTTGGAATCAGCCAATTTTCAAGATACCAGTATTCGCAAAACATCGAAAAGGCTGGGCTTGAGAAGTGATTCCTCAATCCGTTTTGAAAAAGGAGCAGATATTGAAGGATTGATATATGCTTTAAATCGTGCTGCCGCTCTGATACAGGATTTAGCCGGGGGGCAGGTACTGGAGGGGATATGTGACATTTATCCTGAGCCCCGAACGCCAATAACGCTCACTTTGCGTCCGGAAAGGGTTAATTACCTGCTGGGCACCGATATAAATCCAGATGAAATAAAGCAATACCTGCAAAGACTAAAATTTAACCTTAAAGAGCAAGACAAGCAGTTTTTGGTTGATATTCCTTTCTATCGCCCGGATATTCAAATGGAGGTAGATTTGATTGAAGAAGTAGCCCGGCTTTATGGCTATGGTAATATACCTGCTGGCCTGCCTGGAGGCGAAAGCAGTGGCGGATTAAATCCCTACCAAAAATTTCGCCAAAGGCTTAATGAGTTTATGGCTCAAAGTCTATCTGAGGTAGTCAACTATAGTTTTATCAACCCCAAGGATTTTGACCGGCTTCTTTTACCAGCAGACAGTCCACTACGAAATGTAGTTAAGATTGCCAATCCTCTTTCGGAAGAACAGAGTGTTATGCGCAGCTTGCTACTGCCAGGATTATTAGAGACGATAAAACGGAACCTGGCAAGAAAGAACCAGGATCTGGCCTTTTTTGAGATGGGGCAGGTCTTTATTCCAACCAACGAGCTTTTGCCTTTGGAGAAATTGTACCTGGGAGCCATAGTAACCGGGAAAAGCGAGCCCAACTGGTTGAAACAGCAGGTGGAATTAGATTTCTTCTTTTTGAAAGGGATAATGGAAGATCTGCTGCAAGAGCTGGGGATAAGTGATTATGAATTCAAGGAAACCCAAAATCCTTCCTATCATCCGGGAAGAACTGCATCCCTTGAGGTGAAGGGTCAGGAGATAGCGGTAATCGGGGAGCTTCATCCCCTGGTATTGGAAAACTATGATATCAAGGAAAGAGCTTCGGCCTTTGAATTAGATGTAGAAAAGCTGTTCACTTTGCTGGGTGCAGCCAGTAAAATGGAATCCATCAGCCGCTACCCGGCAGTAGAAAGAGATATTGCTATACTCCTGGATCAGGAAATCAAAGCATCACAGGTGTTAAGCGTTATTAAGGGGATGAACAATCCGTTGCTTTACGATCTCAAGCTTTTTGACCTGTATTCAGGAACCCAGGTGACAAAAGGCCAAAAGAGCGTAGCTTTTAAAGCCATATTCCAATCTGCTGAGAGAACCCTGACCGATGCTGAAGTTAACCACAGTATGGATAGTATTCTGGAACAACTGAAGAAGCAGCTAGGAGCTGTTTTGAGATAG
- the rplT gene encoding 50S ribosomal protein L20, producing MPRVKGGVTSHKRHKKILKLAKGYRGSKSKLYRVANEQVMKSGQYAYIHRRLKKRDFRKLWIARINAAARNNGTTYSRMVHGLKVAGVDINRKLLAELAISDPQGFTQLAELAKRSVQ from the coding sequence ATGCCAAGAGTAAAAGGTGGAGTCACTTCACATAAAAGACATAAGAAAATCTTAAAATTGGCCAAAGGGTACCGGGGCAGCAAATCCAAGCTCTACCGGGTAGCCAATGAACAGGTAATGAAGTCCGGGCAATATGCCTATATTCATAGGAGATTAAAGAAAAGGGACTTTCGCAAATTATGGATTGCTCGTATTAATGCTGCCGCCCGTAATAATGGCACTACCTACAGCAGAATGGTTCATGGTTTGAAAGTGGCCGGAGTCGACATAAACCGGAAATTATTGGCTGAACTGGCCATCAGTGATCCCCAGGGTTTCACCCAACTGGCCGAACTGGCCAAGAGAAGCGTGCAATAG
- the pheS gene encoding phenylalanine--tRNA ligase subunit alpha, producing MLRKIEEIKNECQARLSQVSSMEELNEFRIKTLGRKGEVTLLLRGLKDLSGEEKARAGRVANELKQNLEQMLREKIDAFKLDELEQKLLQEKIDVTLPGLPRQRGRQHPLTQITREIQDIFIGMGFTVAEGPEIELDYYNFEALNVPRDHPARDMQDSFYISEELLLRTHTSPVQVRTMEKMAPQIPIKIIVPGKVYRKDDDATHSPMFHQVEGLVIGQRITFAHLKGTLVRFAHQVFGEDVTVRYRPSFFPFTEPSAEMDISCVMCQGEGCRVCSHTGWLEILGAGMVNPRVLQYGGYDPEEVTGFAFGMGIERIAMLKYGINDLRLFFENDKRFLAQF from the coding sequence ATGTTGAGGAAAATTGAAGAGATTAAGAACGAGTGCCAGGCCAGGCTATCCCAGGTTTCCAGTATGGAGGAGTTAAATGAATTTAGAATCAAGACCCTGGGGCGTAAAGGTGAAGTTACCCTATTATTGAGGGGACTAAAAGACCTGAGTGGGGAAGAAAAGGCCAGGGCCGGACGAGTAGCCAATGAACTTAAGCAAAACCTGGAGCAAATGCTAAGAGAGAAAATTGATGCTTTTAAACTTGATGAACTGGAGCAGAAATTGCTGCAGGAAAAAATCGATGTGACTTTGCCGGGACTTCCTCGACAGAGAGGTAGACAACATCCCCTTACGCAAATTACCCGGGAAATACAAGATATTTTTATCGGAATGGGTTTCACTGTGGCCGAGGGACCTGAAATAGAATTGGATTATTATAATTTTGAGGCTCTGAATGTACCACGGGATCATCCGGCCCGGGATATGCAGGATTCCTTTTATATCAGCGAAGAGCTGCTTTTACGGACCCATACCTCGCCGGTACAGGTACGAACTATGGAAAAAATGGCCCCACAGATTCCCATAAAAATAATCGTTCCCGGCAAAGTATACCGTAAGGATGATGATGCTACTCATTCCCCTATGTTTCATCAAGTGGAAGGCCTGGTAATTGGCCAAAGGATTACTTTCGCTCACCTTAAAGGGACCCTGGTTCGTTTTGCCCACCAGGTTTTTGGGGAAGATGTCACGGTCCGTTATCGCCCCAGTTTCTTTCCCTTTACCGAACCGAGCGCGGAAATGGACATTTCCTGCGTAATGTGCCAAGGAGAAGGTTGTCGGGTTTGTTCCCATACCGGTTGGCTGGAGATACTGGGAGCTGGAATGGTTAACCCTCGGGTGTTGCAATACGGAGGTTATGACCCGGAAGAGGTTACGGGATTTGCCTTTGGCATGGGTATTGAGCGTATAGCCATGTTGAAATATGGAATCAATGATTTACGCTTGTTTTTTGAAAATGATAAGAGATTTTTGGCCCAATTTTAG
- a CDS encoding S8 family peptidase — protein sequence MNRFCLYPFKIREAQSQRGIPWNIKQVNAASLWPRSQGDGMVVAVVDSGLDLKHPEIAGRVVSPRNFTSAGNRSDLHDEIGHGTHVAGIVAGKTCGVAPGARIMPLKVFGDQKAEENILEAFKFILQYNQNVAEKDRVLVVNCSFGSPLYNPLMAYYIRTLTNSGVAVVVAAGNEGDGKPDTQEIFSYPAYIYEVITTGAVNQNGKAAGYSNSFDGIDLAAPGTDIYSAWPGGGYKLLSGTSMAAPHVSGAYALLAALFRKREGRWPSTDEGEKILFRHIRQVPLDPLLVGRGMLDLNWETSRWPLYRVELGAFYRREEAKEMARKARENGFNVNITKY from the coding sequence ATGAACCGCTTTTGCTTATATCCTTTCAAAATTCGGGAAGCCCAAAGCCAGAGGGGCATTCCCTGGAATATCAAACAGGTCAATGCCGCCAGCCTGTGGCCACGATCCCAGGGGGACGGAATGGTGGTGGCAGTGGTGGATAGCGGCCTGGATCTTAAGCATCCGGAGATTGCCGGGAGGGTAGTATCGCCCCGGAATTTTACTTCCGCAGGCAATCGCTCGGATCTACATGATGAAATTGGCCATGGTACCCATGTGGCTGGCATTGTAGCCGGAAAGACCTGTGGAGTAGCCCCGGGAGCCAGGATAATGCCGCTCAAGGTATTTGGTGATCAGAAGGCAGAGGAAAATATCCTGGAAGCTTTTAAATTCATACTGCAATACAACCAGAATGTGGCTGAAAAAGATCGCGTACTGGTGGTAAATTGCAGTTTTGGCAGCCCGCTTTATAATCCCCTTATGGCTTACTATATTCGCACTCTTACTAATTCCGGAGTAGCAGTAGTTGTAGCGGCCGGTAACGAGGGGGATGGCAAGCCGGACACCCAGGAGATTTTTTCTTATCCCGCCTATATTTATGAGGTTATTACCACCGGGGCCGTAAATCAGAACGGCAAGGCGGCCGGTTATTCCAATTCCTTTGACGGTATTGACCTGGCTGCGCCGGGTACCGACATATACTCGGCCTGGCCGGGTGGAGGATACAAACTGCTAAGTGGAACCAGTATGGCCGCACCCCATGTGAGCGGGGCCTATGCCTTGCTAGCTGCTTTATTCAGAAAGCGGGAAGGACGCTGGCCCAGCACGGATGAAGGTGAAAAGATTCTATTTCGACATATTCGCCAGGTCCCGCTTGATCCACTTCTGGTGGGGCGGGGGATGCTGGATCTTAACTGGGAAACAAGCCGCTGGCCCCTGTATCGGGTAGAACTGGGTGCTTTTTACCGGCGGGAAGAAGCCAAGGAAATGGCGCGAAAGGCCAGGGAGAACGGCTTTAATGTCAATATTACAAAATACTAA
- the ytxC gene encoding putative sporulation protein YtxC, with product MNYGFRIVTDSEIDNLLIKLEERLKWIKQKDFSFQVQSSYKMEHSTYIVDIYLEGNKRDKLFRDEDIIHIFKHQIAEVLAEHIVYEWESKLLWKAINRKYRSALREDKTIIHNKASEFLCKCHYNESLNLLMAYGRKNRIAHRLFDQIENHKTLVIEGFINFCLPEYLAEIRFAVELASEELKSEKEYNEFVKLLRYFVETQMPRVLEVNLIITDKGRFYLWDENGIKIEDKYINYYLDDILQNEISLDDVLISILVTIAPRKIILHNTDELSCNEPVKMIKNVFQERIITCPGCKYCRHDEKNLVPGT from the coding sequence ATGAATTATGGGTTTCGAATAGTAACAGACAGCGAAATTGATAACTTATTAATAAAGCTTGAAGAACGGCTAAAGTGGATTAAGCAGAAGGATTTTTCTTTTCAAGTTCAGAGCAGCTATAAAATGGAGCATTCAACATATATAGTCGATATATATTTGGAAGGGAATAAAAGGGATAAATTGTTCCGGGATGAAGATATCATTCATATATTTAAACACCAAATTGCCGAGGTTTTGGCCGAACATATAGTTTACGAATGGGAATCAAAACTGCTTTGGAAGGCTATTAACCGAAAGTACCGCTCAGCATTAAGAGAAGATAAAACAATTATTCATAATAAAGCCAGTGAATTTCTGTGCAAGTGTCACTATAATGAAAGCCTGAATCTCTTGATGGCTTATGGTCGCAAAAATCGCATTGCTCACCGTTTGTTTGACCAGATTGAAAATCATAAAACTTTAGTTATAGAAGGTTTTATTAATTTTTGCCTGCCGGAATATTTGGCAGAAATCAGATTTGCCGTGGAACTGGCCAGTGAAGAGTTGAAAAGCGAAAAGGAGTATAATGAATTTGTTAAACTCCTGCGTTATTTTGTGGAAACCCAGATGCCCAGAGTGCTGGAAGTAAATCTAATAATTACCGATAAAGGTAGATTCTACCTATGGGATGAGAACGGGATAAAGATTGAGGACAAATATATAAACTACTATCTGGACGATATCTTGCAAAATGAGATTAGTCTTGATGATGTGCTAATAAGTATACTGGTTACCATTGCACCTCGCAAGATTATACTACACAATACTGATGAGCTTTCTTGCAATGAACCGGTAAAGATGATTAAGAATGTTTTTCAAGAAAGAATTATTACTTGTCCGGGTTGTAAATATTGCCGACATGATGAAAAAAATTTGGTGCCAGGCACTTAA
- a CDS encoding TrmH family RNA methyltransferase, with protein MLRICSKDNKKIKYAARLKQKSFRKQEACFLIEGKKMLEEALKHPKLLRQIFIEAELASEYTELYQQHPEWECYVVDKRLMKHISDTETPPGIVALCQIPSWSREEFLSQNAFLLYLDRIADPGNLGTIIRSGWALGVDGILLSPESVDPFSPKVVRASMGGIFNIPLLLDFSVDELKRLKQNAYTFFCASLQARQEIFSLDFTGPSLLAIGSESQGVRPVIEEICDFNCKIPIKPGVDSLNAAVACAIIINEAWKQRQGFILS; from the coding sequence TTGCTGAGGATCTGCTCGAAGGATAATAAAAAAATTAAATATGCAGCCAGGTTGAAACAGAAAAGCTTCAGAAAGCAGGAAGCTTGTTTCCTTATTGAAGGCAAAAAAATGTTGGAAGAAGCCCTTAAACACCCGAAACTTCTGCGGCAGATTTTTATTGAAGCAGAGCTGGCCTCGGAATATACGGAACTTTACCAGCAGCACCCCGAATGGGAATGCTATGTGGTGGATAAACGACTGATGAAACATATTAGTGATACGGAAACACCACCCGGAATTGTTGCGCTTTGTCAAATCCCTTCCTGGTCGAGGGAAGAATTTTTGTCCCAAAATGCTTTTTTGCTTTATCTTGATCGTATAGCTGATCCCGGCAACCTGGGTACTATTATTCGTAGCGGATGGGCCCTGGGAGTTGATGGGATTCTACTCAGCCCTGAATCGGTTGATCCTTTCAGCCCGAAGGTAGTTCGAGCCAGTATGGGGGGTATTTTTAATATTCCGCTTTTACTTGATTTTTCAGTAGATGAATTAAAACGCTTAAAGCAGAATGCTTATACTTTTTTCTGTGCTTCATTGCAGGCCAGGCAGGAGATATTTTCCCTTGATTTTACAGGTCCGTCTTTACTGGCAATAGGAAGCGAATCACAGGGAGTGAGACCGGTTATAGAGGAGATTTGTGATTTCAACTGCAAAATACCCATCAAGCCCGGAGTTGATTCTTTGAATGCGGCGGTAGCCTGTGCTATAATTATAAACGAGGCGTGGAAACAGAGACAGGGTTTTATCTTGTCCTGA
- the thrS gene encoding threonine--tRNA ligase: MISIRLKDGSQREYPEGISLLQVAEDISPKLAKNAMAAVFNGKISDLNSQVKEDGCLELLDFEDERAREVYRHSSAHVMAQAVKRLWPESKLAIGPAIDKGFYYDFDSGHTFTPEDFAAIEEEMKRIIKADYPIVRKELSREEALQFFSERSEDYKLELIEDLPEDAVISTYQQGEFVDLCAGPHLPSTGRLKAIKVMSLAGAYWRGSERNPMLQRVYATSFPKKSMLDDYLQKLEEAKKRDHRRLGRELGLFVVLDEGPGFPFFLPKGMVLRNELENFWREEHRKAGYQEIRTPIILSRELWERSGHWDHYKDNMYFTTIDEGDYAIKPMNCPGGLLVYKQNLHSYKELPLRMGEMGLVHRHEMSGVLHGLMRVRAFTQDDAHIFMLPEQIIDEIKGVMDLVDRFYSLFGFPYHVELSTKPEKAMGSDEIWEVATNALIKALEERGMEYKVNEGDGAFYGPKIDFHLQDSLDRTWQCGTIQLDFQMPEKFDLTYVGEDGGKHRPVMIHRVIYGSIERFIGILTEHFGGAFPLWLAPVQVRVLPITQRSQDYARQVVAELEQAGIRVEADFRSEKIGYKIREGQLQKIPYLLVLGDREAEEGTVSVRHRKEGDLGAKLLEEFKQTIVKEIKDKVL, encoded by the coding sequence ATGATATCCATCAGATTGAAAGACGGGAGCCAGCGGGAATACCCGGAAGGCATAAGTCTTTTGCAGGTTGCGGAAGATATCAGCCCTAAACTGGCCAAAAATGCAATGGCGGCGGTTTTTAACGGCAAGATATCTGATTTGAATAGTCAGGTCAAGGAAGACGGTTGCCTGGAACTGCTTGATTTCGAAGATGAAAGAGCCCGTGAGGTTTACCGGCATTCTTCCGCTCATGTCATGGCCCAGGCGGTAAAAAGATTGTGGCCGGAGAGCAAGCTGGCTATTGGGCCGGCTATTGACAAGGGATTCTATTATGATTTTGACAGCGGACACACCTTTACTCCAGAGGATTTTGCCGCCATTGAAGAAGAAATGAAACGGATTATCAAAGCCGATTATCCCATAGTTAGAAAAGAACTGTCACGGGAAGAAGCCCTGCAGTTTTTTAGCGAGCGCAGCGAGGATTACAAGCTGGAACTGATTGAAGACCTTCCGGAAGATGCTGTAATCAGCACTTACCAGCAAGGTGAGTTTGTTGACCTCTGTGCTGGTCCGCATCTGCCTTCAACTGGTCGTTTGAAAGCCATAAAGGTCATGAGCCTGGCGGGGGCTTATTGGCGGGGAAGTGAGAGAAACCCCATGTTACAGAGGGTTTATGCTACTTCCTTTCCTAAAAAGTCTATGCTCGATGATTACCTGCAAAAATTGGAGGAAGCGAAAAAACGCGATCACCGGCGCCTGGGAAGGGAACTGGGCCTGTTTGTGGTTCTGGACGAAGGTCCAGGCTTTCCCTTTTTCCTGCCCAAAGGGATGGTTTTGCGTAATGAACTGGAGAATTTTTGGAGAGAGGAACACCGAAAAGCCGGTTACCAGGAGATACGCACCCCGATAATTCTTAGCCGGGAGCTGTGGGAGAGATCAGGACACTGGGATCACTATAAGGATAATATGTATTTTACCACCATTGACGAGGGCGATTACGCCATAAAACCGATGAATTGCCCGGGAGGCCTGCTGGTATATAAGCAAAACCTGCACAGCTACAAGGAACTCCCTTTGCGGATGGGGGAAATGGGGCTGGTACACCGGCATGAAATGTCCGGTGTCTTGCATGGACTGATGAGGGTGCGGGCCTTCACCCAGGATGATGCCCATATATTCATGTTACCGGAACAGATTATCGATGAGATCAAGGGTGTAATGGATCTGGTGGATCGTTTCTATAGTCTCTTTGGTTTTCCCTACCATGTAGAGCTTTCCACCAAACCAGAGAAAGCTATGGGCTCTGACGAAATTTGGGAAGTAGCTACCAATGCCTTGATTAAAGCCCTGGAGGAAAGGGGTATGGAGTACAAGGTTAATGAAGGGGATGGAGCTTTTTACGGACCCAAGATTGATTTCCATCTCCAGGATTCGCTGGATCGCACCTGGCAGTGTGGCACCATACAACTGGATTTTCAGATGCCGGAGAAATTCGATCTTACTTATGTGGGTGAGGATGGGGGGAAACACCGCCCGGTAATGATTCACCGGGTTATATATGGCAGCATTGAACGCTTCATTGGCATTTTAACTGAACATTTCGGCGGTGCCTTTCCGTTGTGGCTGGCACCGGTTCAGGTCCGGGTGCTTCCTATTACCCAGAGAAGCCAGGATTATGCTCGCCAGGTAGTTGCGGAACTGGAGCAGGCAGGCATAAGGGTAGAGGCTGATTTCCGCAGTGAAAAAATTGGCTACAAGATAAGGGAAGGGCAACTGCAGAAGATACCCTATCTCCTGGTTCTGGGCGACCGGGAGGCGGAAGAGGGCACGGTTTCGGTTCGTCATCGTAAAGAGGGGGATCTGGGTGCCAAACTTTTGGAGGAATTTAAACAAACAATTGTGAAAGAAATTAAGGATAAAGTTCTTTAG